In Massilistercora timonensis, the following are encoded in one genomic region:
- the cls gene encoding cardiolipin synthase — translation MSRNEAPGTAKKGLFRIVFSRTGIILLLLLLQIWLFAWSSTYLEAYLKYIYGALTVLGVIVLIYIINSEGNPAFKMTWMLFVMAFPGFGTLFYIFTKLQPGTHFMRDRQAALKVETDAYMQQDREVVEAIWASKSANAQLSYYLSGLGFPTYRNTEVTYFPLGEYKFRQLVEELKAARKFIFMEYFIVEEGYMWDTILKILRKKVREGVEVRFMYDGMCAISMLPYNYPAQLKRYGIQCKMSNAVRPFLSTTQNNRDHRKICVIDGKVGFTGGINLGDEYINRKVRFGHWKDTAVMLKGDAVQSLTMIFLQMWNVEERRPENYSRYLTRKREGLRRELGYVIPYADSPFDNENVGEEVYFHILNHAKKYVHIMTPYLILDNEMLTTLTRAAKSGIEVIIIMPHIPDKWYAFVVAKTYYKELIEGGVQIYEYRPGFVHAKVFVSDDDTATVGTINLDYRSLYLHFECGTFIYNNSEIDRIERDFQHTLTKCHKVTLLEVKNRTILTKVSGQVLRLLAPLM, via the coding sequence ATGAGTAGAAACGAAGCACCTGGAACAGCCAAGAAGGGCCTGTTCCGTATTGTTTTCAGCAGAACAGGGATCATCCTTTTGCTTTTGCTGCTCCAGATCTGGCTTTTTGCCTGGAGCAGCACGTATCTGGAGGCATACCTGAAATACATCTATGGAGCGCTGACCGTCCTGGGCGTGATCGTGCTGATCTATATCATCAATTCCGAGGGGAATCCGGCTTTTAAAATGACCTGGATGCTTTTTGTCATGGCTTTCCCGGGATTTGGCACACTGTTCTATATTTTTACCAAGCTGCAGCCGGGAACTCATTTCATGCGGGACCGGCAGGCGGCGCTGAAGGTGGAGACAGACGCCTATATGCAGCAGGACCGGGAGGTGGTGGAGGCAATCTGGGCCAGCAAATCCGCCAACGCCCAGTTGTCCTATTATTTGTCGGGACTGGGATTCCCTACATACCGGAATACAGAGGTGACCTACTTTCCGCTGGGAGAGTATAAGTTCCGGCAGCTCGTGGAGGAACTGAAAGCCGCCCGGAAGTTCATTTTCATGGAATATTTTATTGTGGAAGAAGGATATATGTGGGATACTATCCTGAAGATCCTGCGCAAGAAAGTGCGGGAAGGGGTGGAAGTGCGGTTTATGTACGACGGCATGTGCGCCATTTCCATGCTGCCTTACAATTATCCGGCACAGCTTAAGCGCTATGGGATCCAGTGCAAGATGTCCAATGCGGTGCGGCCTTTCCTCTCTACCACCCAGAATAACCGGGATCACCGGAAGATCTGTGTGATCGACGGGAAGGTGGGCTTTACCGGAGGCATCAACCTGGGGGATGAATACATCAACCGGAAGGTGCGGTTCGGACACTGGAAGGATACAGCCGTGATGCTGAAAGGGGACGCAGTGCAGAGCCTGACCATGATCTTCCTGCAGATGTGGAACGTGGAGGAGCGAAGGCCGGAGAATTACAGCCGTTATCTCACCCGGAAGCGGGAGGGGCTCAGGCGGGAGCTGGGCTATGTGATCCCTTACGCGGACAGTCCTTTTGACAATGAAAATGTAGGGGAAGAGGTGTATTTCCACATCCTGAACCATGCCAAGAAATACGTCCATATCATGACCCCCTACCTGATCCTGGACAATGAGATGCTCACCACCCTGACCCGGGCGGCCAAGAGCGGTATTGAAGTGATCATCATCATGCCCCATATCCCGGACAAGTGGTATGCTTTTGTGGTGGCGAAGACCTACTACAAGGAGCTGATCGAGGGCGGGGTGCAGATCTATGAGTACCGGCCGGGATTTGTCCACGCCAAGGTGTTTGTATCCGACGACGATACCGCCACAGTGGGGACCATCAATCTGGATTACCGGAGCCTGTACCTGCATTTTGAATGCGGGACCTTTATCTACAACAACTCGGAGATCGACCGGATCGAGCGGGACTTCCAGCACACCCTTACCAAGTGCCACAAGGTGACCCTTCTGGAGGTGAAGAACCGGACCATCCTGACCAAGGTCTCCGGCCAGGTGCTGCGCCTTCTGGCGCCTTTGATGTAG